The Balneola sp. genomic interval CATGCTGAACTTGATTCAGCATCTGAATTAACCCAGATCCCGGATCAAGTCCGGGATGACAACGAGGAATTAATTACGTAAATCAGGACGCCTTTTCCTGGCTCAGTTTCTTCTTGCGGGCATAAGCATTCGCCGCTTCCCGAACCCATTCGCCATTTTCATGAGCAGCTCTGCGGTCTTTGATGCGCTGTCGATTCATCACACCATTACCTTTGACTACGTTCCAGAATTCATCCCATGGAATTTCGCCAAACTCCCAGTGACCACTTTCTTCATTATACTCTAAATCCGGATCGGGAAGAGTTACTCCGATTGCTTCAGCTTCCATTACCATACGGTCAACAAAATGCTGTCGAAGTTCATCATTGGTTTTCAATTTCACTTGCCACTTGATAAGCTCAGCGCTGTTTGGGGAATCAGAATCGTGTGGACCAAACATCATAAGACTTGGCCACCACCAGCGATTTACAGAGTCCTGAGCCATTTTTTGTTGCTCAGGGATTCCATCAGCCATCTTGGCTAACATCTCGTATCCCTGCTTCTTGTGAAAGCTTTCTTCCTTACAGATACGAACATTTGCACGGGAATAAGGTCCATAAGAAGAACGTGCCAACATAGTTTGGTTGACAATAGCAGCACCATCAACAAGCCAGCCTATGGCGCAAATATCGGCATAGGTCATAGTTGGGTAATTGAATATGCTGGAATATTTGGCACTGCCGTAAAGGTATTGATCAACAAGTTCGTCGCGTTCAATACCTAAAGTTTCGGTAGCGCTGTATAAATAAAGTCCGTGACCGGCTTCATCCTGAACTTTAGCCAGGAGCACCAGCTTTCTTTTTAAAGAAGGAGCTCGTTCAATCCAGTTGCCTTCTGGGAGCATCCCTACAATTTCGGAGTGAGCATGCTGACTCATCATCCGAATTAACTGCTGGCGATACCGTTCCGGCATCCAGTCTTTGGGTTCAATTTTTTCTCCCGCATCGATGCGAGCTTGAAATTCGTCTAACTTTTCTTGATTCTCCATGTGGAAGCGCTTTTTTATTTCGTAAATTAAACATTACGAATATTATAATCATTCAGAATATACCCTAAAACTCATAGAAATTCTGAGAGCAGGACTTCTGAAACGAATTTTTAAGAAAGTAAGAAAATGGCTGACCAACAAGATACGCTCAAACGACCGGTTGAAGAGAAATTTGATGATCACCTGGGCCTTCAGGACGTCGATTATGTAGAACATTATGTGAACAACGCTAAGCAGGCGGCTCACTTTTACATCACGACTTTTGGGTTTGAATTGAAAGCCTACTCCGGGTTGGAAACGGGTATCCGTGATCGGGCGTCCTATTATTTGGAACAGGGAAATATCCGGTTTGTACTTTCAGCTCCTCTCAACAGTAACTCACCCATCGCGAAATTCACGAATAAACACGGTGATGGAATCAAAGATATAGCCATGCATGTAGAGGATGTGGACCGAGCGTTTAACGAATCGGTGAAGCGTGGAGCAGAGCCAGTATTGGAGCCTCATGATTTGAAAGATGAGCACGGCACCATCCGAAAAGCAGCCATAAAAACGTACGGAGATGTCATTCACTCCTTTATTGATCGTTCAAACTATAAAGGGCTTTTTATGCCGGGATTTCAACCCAAAGAAAGCTTAGTTAAAACAGAATCGGTTGGGGTGGAGTTTGTTGATCATTGCGTAGGAAATGTAGAATTGGGTAAAATGGATGACTGGGTAGCGTTTTACAGAGACGTACTTGGCTTTACCCAATACATCAGCTTTGATGACAAAGATATTTCTACTGAATATTCTGCTTTGATGAGTCGTGTGATGGCCGGCGGACGGGGAATGATCAAATTCCCCATCAACGAGCCGGCTGATGGCAAAAAGAAATCTCAAATTGAAGAATACCTGGATTTCTTTGAAGGCCCCGGCGTGCAGCACGTGGCTTTATTAACCGGAGATATTATTGACACCGTTACCAAACTCCGAGATCGTGGTGTTGAATTCCTGAAAGTGCCTACTACTTATTATGAGGAACTGGAAGATCGGGTTGGTGAAATTGATGAGCCTACCGAAAAACTCGAAGAACTGGGCATTCTGGTTGATCGCGATGACGAAGGCTATCTGCTTCAGATTTTCACAAAACCGGTTGTAGATCGGCCAACACTGTTTTTTGAAATTATCCAGCGAAAAGGAGCCCGAGGTTTTGGAAAAGGAAACTTCAAAGCCCTCTTCGAAGCCATCGAACGCGAACAAGACGCTCGAGGAAATCTCTGATAAATTTTAAATGCCTAAATGTTGAATGTTAAATGGACATCAAGCCATTTAACATTTAAAATTCAAAATTTAACATTATGTATTACCACGCATTAGGAAAGATTCCGCATAAACGTCATACCATATTTCGCCGGCCGGATGGTGAGCTGTACACCGAGGAGTTATTCGGAGCAGAAGGGTTTCATGGGAATAGCTCGCTGCTTTATCATCATCACATGCCAACGCGGGTGCTGAAAATTGAGGAAGGGGCAGAAATATCCGTTAAGAAAGCAGATGAGAAAACACTGCGGCACCGGTTGCTGAAAACGAAAGATATTCCGGCAGGGGGAGATCCCATCACCGGACGGAAAGTGCTGATGTTTAATAATGATATTCAGATTGGAACGGCTCGGCCGACCGGAAATATGGATTACTTCTATCGCAATGGAGAGCATGATGAACTGCTCTTTATTCACGAAGGTGAAGGGCATGTTCAGTCCGTATTTGGCCGTCTCGATTTTGGCTATGGCGATTATATTTTTCTCCCAAGAGGCACAACGTATCAAATGAATTTTGAGACGGATGAAAATCGGTTTTTGTTTGCTGAATCAACCGGGCCTATCGATTTCCCTAAGAGATACCTTTCTGAAATGGGACAGTTCATGGAGAACTCTCCGTTTTGTGAACGGGATTTCAGGTTGCCTTCTGAGCAACTTTTTCATCCTGAAGAAGGTGAATTTGAAGTACGAATTAAAAAAGATGGCCGGTTCCATCACTACACTTTTGATCATCATCCTTGCGATGTGGTTGGTTGGGATGGCTACTTGTATCCGTGGATTTTCAACATCAAAGATTTTGAACCGATTACCGGCCGCATCCATCAGCCGCCTCCAGTTCACCAAACTTTCCGTGGGCATAATTATGTGGTATGCAGTTTCTGTCCACGCAAGTTTGATTATCATCCCGATTCCATTCCGGCGCCCTATAACCACTCTAACGTCGATTCAGACGAGATGATCTATTATGTGGAAGGCGACTTCATGAGCCGAAAAGGAATTGGTTATGCAGATATCACCCTGCATCCCGGAGGCATTCCCCACGGACCGCAACCCGGAAAAGCAGAAGCAAGCATCGGAGCCGAAGAAACCGACGAATATGCCGTGATGATCGATACCTTCCATCCGATGTATGTGACGGAAGAAGCCATGCGGTTAGATGATCCAAGCTACCCGTATTCCTGGCTAGAGGATAAGTAATGATAATGATATGGAACGCGGGTGACACAGATTGAAGGATAATCACAGATATATTAAAAATGGATAAAAGATCAGTGACTATCAGTATAATCAGCGTTATCTGTGTTCTAATCCGTTTTCTTTATTCAGTATTGCACCTCTTTTGATTCCTCTTCATATTCCTTCCATCCAATTCTAATCTCAAAATTTCGTCATGAGACAAGTTCTGCTAACGCTCACTATATCACTCCTCACCTTATCACTTACCGCACAGACTACCACCAACTACGAGATCTCCTTCGATAACGCTGTTCATCACGAAGCGGAAATATCTGTTACTTTTACCAATCTCGAAAACAAAGTATTGGAAGTTCGAATGAGTAGAACTTCACCCGGCAGATACGCCCTGCATGAATTTGCAAAAAATGTATACGGAGTAAAGGCGACAGATAGTGAAGGGAATGAGCTGGAAGTCACCCGACCAAATCCTCACCAATGGAATGTAAGCGGACATGATGGAACCGTGAAGTTTGAATACACCCTTTTTGCGAATCGTGGAGATGGAACCTACTCACAGGTTGATGAAACGCATGCGCACCTCAATATGCCGGCGACTTTTGCATGGGCGAGAGATTATGGTCATCGCCCGATTGAAATTACTTTTGATGTTCGGGAAGATTTAGAATGGAAGATAGCGACTCAACTCAAACCACTCAAAGGAACTACATATTACGCTCCTGATTTATACTACTTTTTAGATAGTCCGGTCGAGATTGCTGACTTTCATGAACGACAGGAGCAACTAAACGGACAAACCATAAAAATGGCCCTCCATACTCCGGCATCAGACGAAGAAGTAGATGAATATTTCGGAAAAGTAATGGCGATTGTAAAAGCTCAGGAAGCCGTATTCGGGGAGCTTCCGGATTTCGATTATGGGGAATATGTATTTCTGAATTGCTATATGCCGAATGCCAGTGGAGACGGGATGGAGCATCGGAATTCTACGATTGTCACGAACTCAAAAGATTTAGATGAGCCTCTCGCAAATACAAGTATAGGTACGATCTCTCACGAGTTTGTGCATGCGTGGAATGTAGAGCGAATCCGTCCAGCCAGCCTTGAGCCCTTTGATTTTGAAGAAGCGAATATGAGCGGTGAGCTTTGGTTTGCGGAAGGCTTTACCAGCTACTACACCGGACTTATTTTAGCCCGGGCGGGAATCAACGAAGATGAAGAATATATCGAGGGATTAGATCGCGGGTTGAATTACGTGATTAATAATCCGGCACGACAGTTTTCTAATCCTATTGAAATGAGTTATCAGGCTCCATTTGTTGATGCAGCTACTTCCGTCGATCCTCAAAACAAAGACAATACCTTTATTTCGTATTACACCTATGGAAGCGTGTTAGGTCTAGCGCTGGATCTTTCCTTACGAAGTTTAGATGACGGTAAGAATCTGGATGATTTCATGAAAATGATGTGGCAAAAGTTTGGTAAAACCGAAGTGCCTTATTCGGTTCGTGATATTCAGGCTACTCTTTCAGAATATGTGAATGATAGTTTTGCGATTCAGTTCTTCGATAATTTCATTTTTGACAGCAAAGTGCCGGACTACCAAAAGCTTCTGGCAAATGTTGGGGTGAATTTGACAAAAGCCAATCCGGGTAAGGCTTCGCTGGGAACGGATATTGAAATTGAGGAAGGAGTCGGGAGTTTGGAGTCCAATGCCATTATGGGTTCACCCATTTATGATGTGGGAATAGAGTCTGAAGACGAGATTACGGCAATTGCAGGAACTAAACTCAGCGATGTTGAAAGTGTGGATGAGATCCTTGACAACTACAAGCCGGGAGATGAAGTCACCATCACCTTTAGCCGTTGGGGAGAAGAGAAGACGGTAAACGTTACTTTGACTGAAGACCCAAGCTTAAAGACGGAGCTAAATTCAAAAGCAGATAAAAAGAAAAAAGACCGTAGATCAGCTTGGTTAAAGAACTAAAGTTTTGTGACTAAAATGATGAGTACTTGATTAGAGCATTTACATTTGCTGATGGTTTTTCACCCTGAATGCTCTTATTATAAGCATGGTTAGTGGAGAGATGTTTAGAAAGTTAAAGGACAGAAATCAAGAAAATGCATAGCAGTTTTATAAGTAAACTATTCAAAATCAGCTTCATTGTGATTGTAGTAGCTGGTTTATCGGCCTGTAAATCTACAGAGCAAGCCTCAACAGAGGAATCATCAACGAACTCAGAAACTACTTCATCAAATTCGGGTATGAGTGCCGCTGAAATGGAGGAGTTGTATTGGGCTCGTCAGGATAGCGCCAAGATGAATTTCACGGAAGCGGATGTGAAATTTATGACCGGAATGATAGCTCACCATGCCCAGGCATTAATTATGTCAAGGCTGGCTCCGGAAAATAATGCAGGCCCACAGGTGCAAACGCTTGCTTCAAGAATTATCAATGCACAAAAAGATGAAATTAAGTCCATGCAAACATGGCTGCGCGATCGTGACCAGCCGGTTCCTGAAGTTCATATTAATGGACTGAATCTAATGATTCATGGTCTCGGTGAAGATCACATGAAAATGGATCACACCAATATGGCCGGGATGTTATCTCCGGCACAGCTCAAAGAACTTAGTGAGGCTAAAGGGCAGGAATTTGATCGGCTGTTTCTCAAATATATGATTGCTCATCATAAAGGAGCGGTAACCATGGTTACCAAACTTTTTGATACCGATGGTGCTGCTTTAGACGATGCTTCATTTAAAATAGCCTCCGAAATTCAGGTAGATCAGCGAACTGAAATTGAAAGGATGCAACTCATGCTCGACCAAATTACAGCCTCTACCCAACAATAGAATATAATTAACTCTAACCCAGTACAACTACCTATGACTAGATCGAAACTATTTTTAACGCTTATGCTGTCAGTGCTTATGGGCGCTGCCGCATGTACATCCTCTTCTATGATGGATGATGATGCTTCAAGCATGATGCCGTCTATTGAACCAAAGCCCGTAACTGAGGCTTCACCGCCATCCCCTGATCCCCGTGTAGGATTGAAGGCCGGACTATTTGATGCCCAGGAAGCAACCTGGAACCTGAATATGTTATCTCAAACACCTCCTACTGATGACTTTATTGGTGTAACTAATTCTGACCTGGCTTTCCGTGACAATTATGTTTTTCAGGGAAATTATAATGGAGTGATGATTTGGGATATTTCCAACCCTCGTTCACCTTCGTTAGTTACTGATTATCTGTGTCCGGCATCGCAAAGTGATGTTTCTGTATTCGGAAACTTGATGTTTGTTTCCGGTGAAGGACTTGGCGGCCGTATTGATTGCGGTACCGAAGGTGTTGACGAAACAGTAAGTGAAGAACGCCTGCGTGGTATTCGTATTTTTGATATTACCAATATCGAGCAGCCAGAGTATGTAGCAAACGTTCAGACTTGCCGTGGATCTCATACACACTCCGTGTTGAAAGATCCTGAAGACGACGAGAATGTATATGTTTATGTTTCCGGTTCTGCTCCGGTTCGTCCAGATGAAGAGCTTCCCGGATGTTCTGCCGCTTCCCCTGATGAAGATCCGAATTCAGCTTTGTTTAGGATTGAAGTTATTAAGGTACCTCTCAATAATCCTGAAGAAGCAGCTATTGTAAGCTCACCTCGAATTTTTGAAAACCTTACTGAAGCTCCTACACACGGTATGGCTCCGGCTGACCGACAAGCTTTACAGGATGCTAAAGATGCAGGTGCTTTTACAGCTGTATATTTTGGTCGCGAACGAATCGTTCCAAGTAGATTTCTGACTCCAGTTCTTCAGAATATTGCTCAGCAAAACAGAGGCGAAGGTGCAGAGCCGAATGCTGCTGACAGTACTTTCCTAAGAGAAAATCTCCAAGCCATGATGGATCAACAGTTTGGTGGAAATGACGAAGAAGAGGAAGGTGTACAGCGAGGCCCCGATCAGTGCCATGACATCACTTTATATCCTGAAATCGGTTTAGCTGGTGGTGCATGCGAGGGATACGGACTACTGCTTGATATTTCTGACCCTGCTAACCCTGTGCGAATTGACGCAGTTGCAGATTCTAACTTCTCATACTGGCATTCAGCTACCTTCAGTAATGACGGTTCTAAAGTTCTGTTCACAGATGAGTGGGGCGGTGGCGGACAGCCAAAATGCCGTGAAACGGATCCTTACGAATGGGGAGCAAATGCTTTGTTCACTATCAATGAGGACAACAAAATGGAGTTTGAGAGCTATTATAAATTACCGGCTCCACAAACTGAACAAGAAAATTGTGTGGCTCATAATGGATCTATGATTCCAGTCCCGGGCCGTGATATTATGGTACAGTCTTGGTATCAGGGCGGAATTTCTGTCTTTGACTGGACTGACGTTTCCAACCCGATAGAGATTGCGTACCACGATCGAGGACCTGTTGATTCAACCCGTATGCAGATGGGCGGAAGCTGGTCAGTGTACTGGTACAACGGAGTTATTGTGAACTCTGAAATAGCTCGTGGAATGGACATTTTTGAGTTGTCACCAAACCCACTGCTTACCCAAAATGAAATTGATGCGGCCAAATCTGTAAAGCTTGATTACCTGAACGCACAGGGTCAGCCAAAATATACCTGGCCAACAACCTATGCGCTTGCTAAAGCTTACGTAGATCAGCTTGCCCGAGACAAAGAGCTAAGTAATGCGGAAGTAGCTTCAATGCGTGCAAGCATTTCCCAAGCAGAGAAGTCTTCAGGTTCTAAGAAATCTGAAATCCTGACCGAGCTTGCTAACAACGTAGAAAGCAAAGCAGGAAACTCAATGAACTCTACCAAGATGATGAATCTTGCAGAGACCTTGAAAGGTTTAGCTTCTATGTAGTTGTAAGTAGTTTTTAATAGTATTTCCAAACCCCATTTCAGGTTTTCTGAGATGGGGGTTTTTTGTTTTGAGAAGGACGTACACGCGAGGGGTTCTTCCGATCACATTTCAGATAATATCTGACCTGTACCTATAGCTTGAATTTCCTGAATCTTTCCTTGCTTAAGAAGTCTTAGTATGGCAAATAGTTAAAGTGTAGTCTACTAACAATCCGAAATAGCTGACTTTCCATTC includes:
- a CDS encoding DUF305 domain-containing protein; protein product: MHSSFISKLFKISFIVIVVAGLSACKSTEQASTEESSTNSETTSSNSGMSAAEMEELYWARQDSAKMNFTEADVKFMTGMIAHHAQALIMSRLAPENNAGPQVQTLASRIINAQKDEIKSMQTWLRDRDQPVPEVHINGLNLMIHGLGEDHMKMDHTNMAGMLSPAQLKELSEAKGQEFDRLFLKYMIAHHKGAVTMVTKLFDTDGAALDDASFKIASEIQVDQRTEIERMQLMLDQITASTQQ
- a CDS encoding peptidase M61, whose protein sequence is MRQVLLTLTISLLTLSLTAQTTTNYEISFDNAVHHEAEISVTFTNLENKVLEVRMSRTSPGRYALHEFAKNVYGVKATDSEGNELEVTRPNPHQWNVSGHDGTVKFEYTLFANRGDGTYSQVDETHAHLNMPATFAWARDYGHRPIEITFDVREDLEWKIATQLKPLKGTTYYAPDLYYFLDSPVEIADFHERQEQLNGQTIKMALHTPASDEEVDEYFGKVMAIVKAQEAVFGELPDFDYGEYVFLNCYMPNASGDGMEHRNSTIVTNSKDLDEPLANTSIGTISHEFVHAWNVERIRPASLEPFDFEEANMSGELWFAEGFTSYYTGLILARAGINEDEEYIEGLDRGLNYVINNPARQFSNPIEMSYQAPFVDAATSVDPQNKDNTFISYYTYGSVLGLALDLSLRSLDDGKNLDDFMKMMWQKFGKTEVPYSVRDIQATLSEYVNDSFAIQFFDNFIFDSKVPDYQKLLANVGVNLTKANPGKASLGTDIEIEEGVGSLESNAIMGSPIYDVGIESEDEITAIAGTKLSDVESVDEILDNYKPGDEVTITFSRWGEEKTVNVTLTEDPSLKTELNSKADKKKKDRRSAWLKN
- a CDS encoding homogentisate 1,2-dioxygenase, which encodes MYYHALGKIPHKRHTIFRRPDGELYTEELFGAEGFHGNSSLLYHHHMPTRVLKIEEGAEISVKKADEKTLRHRLLKTKDIPAGGDPITGRKVLMFNNDIQIGTARPTGNMDYFYRNGEHDELLFIHEGEGHVQSVFGRLDFGYGDYIFLPRGTTYQMNFETDENRFLFAESTGPIDFPKRYLSEMGQFMENSPFCERDFRLPSEQLFHPEEGEFEVRIKKDGRFHHYTFDHHPCDVVGWDGYLYPWIFNIKDFEPITGRIHQPPPVHQTFRGHNYVVCSFCPRKFDYHPDSIPAPYNHSNVDSDEMIYYVEGDFMSRKGIGYADITLHPGGIPHGPQPGKAEASIGAEETDEYAVMIDTFHPMYVTEEAMRLDDPSYPYSWLEDK
- the hppD gene encoding 4-hydroxyphenylpyruvate dioxygenase, with the protein product MGLQDVDYVEHYVNNAKQAAHFYITTFGFELKAYSGLETGIRDRASYYLEQGNIRFVLSAPLNSNSPIAKFTNKHGDGIKDIAMHVEDVDRAFNESVKRGAEPVLEPHDLKDEHGTIRKAAIKTYGDVIHSFIDRSNYKGLFMPGFQPKESLVKTESVGVEFVDHCVGNVELGKMDDWVAFYRDVLGFTQYISFDDKDISTEYSALMSRVMAGGRGMIKFPINEPADGKKKSQIEEYLDFFEGPGVQHVALLTGDIIDTVTKLRDRGVEFLKVPTTYYEELEDRVGEIDEPTEKLEELGILVDRDDEGYLLQIFTKPVVDRPTLFFEIIQRKGARGFGKGNFKALFEAIEREQDARGNL
- a CDS encoding 1,2-phenylacetyl-CoA epoxidase subunit A, with translation MENQEKLDEFQARIDAGEKIEPKDWMPERYRQQLIRMMSQHAHSEIVGMLPEGNWIERAPSLKRKLVLLAKVQDEAGHGLYLYSATETLGIERDELVDQYLYGSAKYSSIFNYPTMTYADICAIGWLVDGAAIVNQTMLARSSYGPYSRANVRICKEESFHKKQGYEMLAKMADGIPEQQKMAQDSVNRWWWPSLMMFGPHDSDSPNSAELIKWQVKLKTNDELRQHFVDRMVMEAEAIGVTLPDPDLEYNEESGHWEFGEIPWDEFWNVVKGNGVMNRQRIKDRRAAHENGEWVREAANAYARKKKLSQEKAS